Part of the Vigna radiata var. radiata cultivar VC1973A chromosome 11, Vradiata_ver6, whole genome shotgun sequence genome is shown below.
TTCACATTCACTAATAATAGTGTTAGGGGAAAGATAATATGTCTATGTTAGAAATGCAATTTTAAGAAATGACAACGTCGTGAAGTAGTATATGAGCACTAATTGTTAAACATTTTCCAAAAGGGTATACAGTGTGGCTTCTACACATGGAGAGAAGAGTAAATGATAAAATAGGTATCATGACCGAAGAAGATGGTGGAAGAGCTCAAATTACTGATAATATGTATGAAATGGTTAATAATGTATTTGTTCATCATTGCTTTAACAATGACATAGTTGATGATGACAATTTGGGTGCAAAGTCAAGTCATACTAAAAGTCATGATAGTGCAATTTTTTTGACTTAATGCAATATGGACAACAGAGTTTATATGAAGGATGTGATAAGTATTCAAAACTTCCATTCTTAGTCAAGTTGTATCACATCAAATGTTTATGCAGAATAAGTGACAAAGTTATGTTCATGATACTAGAGTTGTTTACAGATGTATTTGAACATGTTAAAATTCCGCATTCATTCAGTGAAGCCAAAAAATTCATTAACAAGCTTGGTCTTAATTACACCAAAATTTATGCTTGTCTGAATGATCGTATGTTGTATGTTGGAGAAGATAAAGATAGAGATCTTTGTAAGAAATGTAAGACATAAAGATGGAAGCCAAGAAAGAGAAGTACAATTAgtgatgatgttgttgttaATGAGCGAAAGAAGATTCCTGCAAAGGTGTTAAGGTATTTTCCTTTGAAGCATCAATTAAAGAAGATGCTTTTGTCATCTAAAATATATGAGCATATGAGATGACATGCATTACAAAGTACAGATGAAGGCATCTTAAGACATTCAAGAGATTCTAAACCATGGAAGAAATTTGACTTGCTCCACCCTCAATTTGCCTTAGATTCTCGAAATGTGAGACTCGATTTAGCTATTGTCGGGTTCAATCCATATGAAAACTTGAGCACCAATCACAATATTTGGCTAGTTTTATTCATACCACACAACCTTCCTCCTTGGATGTGTAtgaaacaaaattcattaattctCTCCATGATCATTCTTAGAAAGCGACCACCGGTCAACAATATTGATGTATACTTACAAACTTaggttaatgaatattttaccatttattttgttgtttttatgattAACTTGACTGACATTTTTTCGTggtttttaaataacattttccattttaaGTATCTTCATTGACATTATAAAGCAATGAAATGAAGACTATGATGACATTTatgttacaaaattattaagatCAATTGTCTTTACCGTTTGTTATTTTACAATCATCACTCATAATAATTGTTAAAGTtatgaaatactttttttaatatagtactgactaatcattattttacattataggTATATGATCAAGGAAGGAAACATATCAAATGATGAAGATagtaaaaaagaacaaaattaatgatgaagatagtaaaaaagaacaaaattaatgaTGGTTGTTGAACAATTCTATTTCATATGTTGAACAATTAATTGTATTGCATAatgtttatagtttattttatataataatatttaattttagtttcaaattatttgattgtgtattttattattgaagcaTTTTATTATActcaaataatttcaataataaaaaaacaattttcagtCTCAACGATTTTGAAAATCCCAACAAGCAAGTTTTCGAAACTCCAGTAAGTAGTCGCAATTTAGGAAACCTCATTAAGTAGTAGTGgtgattttgaaaaactttaataaataacgACAATTGTAGAAACTTCCAAATAGTAATAGTTATACAAAAATTCTCAATAATTATTACCAACATTGTTTTTTTCTCCTATGATTTTCGTGAGTGcaagaaatatatttatcaaaagtCAAAaccattgataataaagtttaatttaaccTCTAATaacatttgacattttttttaatgaacacaaatattttgaaagaaaattattaccTGACACTAAGCTCATTATATCAACTAGATCAATCTAAGCAATGAAAAATTTTGCTTGTTGACAgaacttttgtaataatatgAGAGAAGGAATATAATTTGTTGAGACCGTCATCACCTCATACATCCTTAAACAATCTTGATAGACACTAACCTTGCACCAATTCTCTAGCTAAATCCTACAACcataaagtttttattattattatgataatattaatattcattGTCTTTTTTAATCCAtctttgttaatattattttttaaatgtataaagaTTTTTTAACTGATAactatacttttttttcaactcgtcaatcaatattatttttaggtcaatattatttttatagatataaatcattttgttaattttattaatgatatcAATCGAAGACTtcataatattaacaaaaataaatcctagttatatttattcaccgttaatattaaaatataattctaataAACTATTAATGGTAAAGTTGGAAGTCaatatcgattagagataaaattaatttataatatataagtgaagtgtAAATCATCTTACAAGctgattttataagattgagttatttttattattcttctttaGAAAGTGAATCTTAAATTTAACTCAAGCTTACAAAAGcatgtgaaacttccaacatAGAAACATACGAGACTTCCGACACAGAAACAAAGTATGATTGGAATCAAAATCAATCAAGTCGAAGAAAGAGCATAACTTATTTTCAGAAAACATAAGACtaaacatataataaagaaaagcaaaagtatATCTAGTTTCAATATTTGGTGCAGTTTTATCATGGCCACGGCCAGAAGGGACGAAACATCGGCATGACAGCAAACTTCATGGTGCCATTGTTGCAATGGAAACCATTTCTCTCACCGCAGGCAAAGTAATGAGGCTGCCATTTCTGCAACACAAACTTAAACCCCTCTCCTCCACCTTGCACCGGACTTGCCAACATTTTAGCCTTTTTTATGTCACACTTGAAGAAACTCCCATAGTTTTTGAACATGTACACACTGTGTGGGAAAGTGGTGGCATTTGGAGCATCATATTTGAACACTACATAACAAGTTCAATCAATTCATGCTCATTTGTTAGCATATTTGAATGATGAGCTTGACAGAGAAATGAGTTAGGATAACATAACGTAGTAATATATTAGAAAAGGTTTAGTGGGAAACAGACCTAGAGTATCATTGAGGTAGAAAGGGGCGTTCTTGATAGCCCAATCAGTGTAGTTGTAGCCAAAGCGCCAATGCTGAGAACCACCCACAAGAATCTGGGTTGGTTGGTgctgtgttttgttttgatgatgattcCCAAATCTGGACCACCAATCAGTGTAGTTGAAAGCAGGGAACCAATCCTTGTTGGCCATGCTCACTGAAAATATTGAACCACTCATTATAACTATTATCATCACTGCATCTGTAAACTTCACACCCATTCTGGCTAAACAAAACAAGGTGAATGTGAAATCTGATTAGGTTTTTGTTGTTGAGAGAATGGTTGGAGTTAAGGGTATTTATATAGGGAgaaaggaggaagaaaaagaccTAGTCATGGAATATCATGGATTTGACTCCAATGTCAAATGGTTGGTTGTATAGTGCAATTAAACATGATAGTTGAGAGTATGTTGTGTTTTCATTGGCTTTTATAGCTTTTCTTTCACACTTGACCTCTTTTCATGGAACATGAGTTTGATTTTGAGCATAGAGGAAAATGGGAATTAATTGATAGGTTTGACATTTATTTTGAACTACGATCATAAGAGATGAACTGGAATTACGTAATTTCAAGAAATAACATATTTTGGTTTCTATGAGAACAATGGAATCGGatatagtaatatattttttaccattgttaatatttttaagaaactcttttcagttttaaaatataataaaataaattgaaattgtatatatttttatttattggcaAAAAAAACTTCATTGAAAATTAGAGTTATAATTTACCGACAGAATGAATCGGTTTTAACAGAAATTTTATCGATAAtgtaaaatctaatttattgaCAAGTCTAATTgccaaattttattattattgatcaatttttttaccaataacttaaattctttgtaagtaattttaaatttataaacaaaaaaactgTTTTTATCGATAAAAAGCCATACGAAAATTCTTGTagtaaatacatttaaaaatttgtttatatgtataattttcACCTATGTAtctgatatattatatttaatacgATGGGAGTGGGTTGGTAGAAGTGGAAAGAAACAGAAATTTTTTCATGGTATATACGTCAAAGTGTAGCAACAAAATTATGACTAATTTATAATTGCAACATTAACCGAAAGCATATAGTGTGGTAGGGCTTAGTCctcaaattgatttttataccTTTGTATAAAAGAGATACATGCCCACATCACTGATgctattttattcaatttcacATTCACACTTATATTCTAAGAATTTTatagtgtaatttaatttaatttattactcATACAGTCTCCTTGGACCTTTTCATTAAGGAATTGTTTGTATgtgtaaattagattaaaacaaataaacagaaatatagatttaattttatctttatgaaaaaaaaataatgaagttaATAATAATACGCCATTCATATGTCATCATGAAATCACTGCTGAAGTAGTCATCTTGCATACTAAGTATGAAACCATGGAAAAATTTGTGAACAATAATTCTCAATTTCTACACACTATAGTTGCCACTATATTTGCAACAGTGAAATCATACTATTACACATGATTTCGTGAGATGTTTTCTCTCAGTATATGTTGAAGAGTGTCTTTTTGTATTCGGCTTTGTTCGAATTAAACACCTAAATGTGCAgagtttcttcctgcacctcacTTCCTTTTTCCTGTACCTCCAAATTTACTCATTTATTCTTCGTTTAATAAATTCAAAgcataattaatgattatttaattatattccaaCCTCCCTGCACCCCCACACCCCTTTCCCGTTCCTATCAGCCTTCACTTTTATAGCATTTCTTTCCCATTCAGTTTTACTGTTTATACACTGTTATTTCTGTCTCTATCCATGGTGTGGTGGTGCTTGTTTGTCCTGGTGATACTTAGTGGTGGTAATCTCGACAATGGaggagaggaaaaagaagagacaGCTCGTGAAGGTTGTAAACTGCGTCTCACTTCAAACTGCGGACAACAACAAAGATGCACCCCCAAAATAAACCAACCACACTTCAAAATACGGTTAAAGGGTGTCACATTTCGAAATGCGGTTAAGGAGTGCTAAAGTTGGTTATGATTTTCACGATTGTCAACATGGCTCTTCGCTCTGTTACTCCGATATATTAtctatcaatttatatataaacaaattttcctGGTGCTCCTATTTCTGTGTATGAATTCATGGgtctgaaatttaaaaaaaaagtatcaaataattctttaaaattaaaatattataatattaatttttataatgtgcatcttattattaatattttaaatttcataattattattatatggaaAAGAATAACAGAAAATGAACGTTAATTGCTTAAAATGCAAACATGAAAGCAAATATCAATTAGTGGGAACTAGAAGCATTAATTTAaggtttcttcttcctccacctttatatatttttctctgcatcttcatattaaaaaagtcccattttacaatttgaaaattaaaaatatttctggTTTGGGAAatttagagatttttttttcttaaataaatattttctgatTGTAGAATtcataagtaaaaaataattgtaacattttgtaattcataaattaaataatttttccctAATCATTATTGATTACtagattatgtaatttaaaagttatttttaactttcgattgtataatttaaaagtttaagaaaaataaactatttctagattatgtaattttaaagtaaaatataacttgcaaactattataaaaaattatttttgacttTTGAATTGTAAAGTTCATTTTGCacaatttgaaaagaaaaagaaattgatgtaAATAGAAAAGCGATTTAAATgactaaaaatgtaaaagaaatgcaaaaggatttcaaaaagaaaacaaaaagcaacCGCACTTCAACCGCATTTCGAAATGCGACACCCCTTAACCGCATTTCGAAGTGCGGTTGGGGTGAGCCGAAAATCGAATTGCGGTCCCTTTAATCGGCGTTGGAGCAGAGGGTGCATGAACTGTAGCTAACACCTGCTGCACTAGGAATCGTAGGTGGATCTTGGTTTATTTTGGGGGTGCATCTTCGTTGTCCGCAGTTCGCATTGCGGCTGAAGCGAAACGCACTTCGCACTGCGGCTAAAGCGAAACACAGTTTGCAACCTTTACGAGCagtctcttcttcttcttcctctcctccaATGTCGAGATCACCACCACCAAGTGTCACCACAACCAGCAAGCACCACCACACCACGGATcagaaacaaaaatagtaatGTATAAACAGTAAAACTGAATGggaaaaaaattctataaaagaGAACGCTGATAGGAACGCGAAGGGAGTGTGGGGGTGCAGGGAggttgaaatataattaaataatcctTAATTATGCTTCGAATTTATTAAACGAAAGACAAATGAGTAAATTTGGAGGTACAGGAAGAAGGAGGTGAGGTGTAGGGAGAAACACTCAAATGTGCACTAAGCCCTGATATAACacaaaaacttatataaaattgCTTCTGCCTAATTAAACGTGAAGCAAAGAGTTGATATCTTCATTAAAAATTtggtattatttaaaaagagagAGTCCATTTTGAAGGGGAGTTTTTATTCTtagttattctttttttattatgataactAAGGgacatatatatttatgttaatattttgtgaTAACTTGTATCTCTTTGTAAAGGAGAAATATGATTATTGTTAAATATactgaaaattatatattggttAATTTCTCTTaggttgaatatacacataaaatacattatttataatagaagaaatatggactaaatccaaaatacaaataaaaaataataataaattaaataaagataaaagataatagataaaataaaaataatatatctaatgtTCCCCATCAAATTGGTTTGTTactaataaaatcaataaagacttagtgaaaatatctacttttgcactcgagtgacaccaaattgttaatgatttgcgAAGACAAAGATGAAATACTAAACCAGAACACTCCCCATGAGCAACAAATCTGAAAGGTTGCTctatgtaaatctcttcttgcaaattgTCGTTGAGGAATGTATTGTTAACATTCAGTTGATAAAGAGATCATTGTTGAAAAGCCTCCAcgattataaataaactaataaaaaccaTCTTTGCCACAAGAGAAAAAGCAAATATGGATGTGTCAAACGCAATGGTACTAAAAGGGAGGTCAGAAGAGACACAACAGTGAAAAAATCCATTGATGAGCATGAgagaaaaaccttaaaaatccaagattctccCATTAAGGCACCTACCTGAAAGTGGAAAAAGAGCTACCTCGATACTCTGAATCGTTGCTTGAGAGGAGACAAGATGTGCCACCATGCATGACGAAAAAGGGAGCAAATCCACAACTTCAAAAAGCGCTAAGAGTGCATAGGAGCTTTGATGAAGACGTTGTTGATAACACGTGGTCGCATGAGCGAGACGATTAAAACCATGTGATCATCAGTCAAAACTGGAACTTTGGTAGTGACAATGGTAGACGACGATGCCACTTGTAGTGGTAGACGACATCGCCACCAACATCCGTAAATGTAGTGGCAAaggcaacaaaaaaaattttctCTCAAGAACTTGGCTCTatataccatgttgaatatagttaaaataatgtatatagtgaagataatatatctaacatttaTGTTGAAATCTTGTTAATTATCtctattttgtattaattactCTTTTTATCTTAAGTCGTTAATTAAGAACAAGAAATATCACAAGTCTTCAACAATTTTTGATCACCATAAAAAAAGGAGATATTGTTGACAAAAAGAGAAGATGGAAGTTTTACTTCAGTaaagagttttgatgatgatgactcaTGGATAAGTGTTGAAGATTTAAAGATTGTGTATTTTCAATAGATACATTCAAGACTAAAGAATTTAGTTGTTGAAGTCTTGTAATTTgtccattttatttaaattagtaaatcAAAAGCCAATAGATAGAACCTAAGCAACAAAGGACTCaagaaaagttttattttgGTATAATCATTCCAACGGTCCCTATTTTTGGTTGGAAGTCGTAGACCggtccttcatttttttttatctcaattgaatccctatttttgaaaaagtgaaGCAATCAATCCTTACTGTTATATAATACTAACACCATTAAAGAGGATGTTATGTGTCAATTCgtgtttttttaaatcatattattttttatttaaaaaataaataaaaattctccACATGGATATAATAATGTGATGTGACAATGGCAATGTCAAATGTCATTGCCATGTCACGTGTCATTGTCATGCCACGTGTCATTGCATtagtctcaatttggtcattgtatttttattttgtctcgatttagttctaattttatttaaaattaaaaaaaattgtctctctccaaattcaaatttaaattatgttagaTGCTTTTGTTTGGGTTAAACGATTGAATaatgtttaaaacttttgtaGGGGTTGAATAGAGTTTAAAACTCtttttgcaaataattttaaacGCTTTTGTAAAAGTTAGACAGTCTGCAAATAATATTGAACACTTAGATATTTTCATAAGTATttgtaaaactttttaaaaactaaaataagaaggaagatttatttttatattggttcactcgaAACTGAGTTATGTCAAATTCTCTCTTAAACACTTTTAAAGGAGTTCcactaatatttcaaatattagaaATGACACTGTAAGCGTAAGCAATAATAAATCTTGTTGTTCTTCTCTTCATGCAGTTACGTTTATGTtgatttctttgaaaaatattcgTTACTCAGAGTATTGACTATTGCATAGAGATGTAGCCTTTTGGTACGATGTCAGATGTTATGTTTCTTCTTGGAGATACAACATTGTTTCTTGTACGAATGAGATAAACAAGAAGTTAAGAAAACATTCCGAGAATATCTTCCTATCTCAAAACATTCTTTTAATCAaatgtaaaacttttaaatatagtGTTGTACCGTATTgatttgcataaaaaaaaaagaacaaaacacaacaGATAATAAAGTACTATTTCGTACATGCATTAAAAGTATTAGACGTCTTAAGCATTTATGTATATTTACGTGTACTAACGtttacactagtacaaaaatcatattt
Proteins encoded:
- the LOC106777445 gene encoding uncharacterized protein LOC106777445, whose translation is MGVKFTDAVMIIVIMSGSIFSVSMANKDWFPAFNYTDWWSRFGNHHQNKTQHQPTQILVGGSQHWRFGYNYTDWAIKNAPFYLNDTLVFKYDAPNATTFPHSVYMFKNYGSFFKCDIKKAKMLASPVQGGGEGFKFVLQKWQPHYFACGERNGFHCNNGTMKFAVMPMFRPFWPWP